The following proteins come from a genomic window of Dreissena polymorpha isolate Duluth1 chromosome 1, UMN_Dpol_1.0, whole genome shotgun sequence:
- the LOC127860100 gene encoding E3 ubiquitin-protein ligase TRIM33-like: METLQKITDEFLVCPICSRNFRDPKLLHCLHSFCHHCLIEYVSNHINSNDKTEQNGDNTDEPHEVVFVCPVCSIESVFELTEDKQKIKRGFSDNHLMANLVEKMEMFKTDTLCESCKARATQGQNQSVRTKAEVWCQNCKMSFCDGCIKAHNLIKACSDHVVITLKDLQDDPLKSLENTKREIPCPEHKDKILEFYCLDCRETICSMCVAMNHRKCETVEPCAESARRFKPETDNVLKDLELQGSSLTDWQNDHVREIEELEENKKALIKEIRTVRKTVDTHLAKLEKLAIDELDAKHSNALEEVKERLNEIEGLKKSIENTNMFLRHLTQYGSDSEFLSVFDKVKNQMIEMNTSINRRKVAKLLFRHKFAIDHTLGRVFELKKLGKIVDVIDMHKDAFLTNGENGDGPPITSRRSSIKRTGTFRVDSESESQSPIQQDQQEQQNQQLISPPQRPSRQTLQTIPSSPKTASRGSLSTNSPSTSSDSMSSQEVLETPRVNAVSLRRQQQEACTRLMAGSTGSLPRTKRVNSSIEFRKTQAMQSTTPQPTSKTPPTQRRSQSTANGRPPMGDKPVRPERRSKTPDHNALNPGMRKRDSSVGKPSSVLSPPLARRAELPSPKSPQQPRPTPLMEKTNAQLLCSFNGRTENDGKKCWPLDVTVLCDGTPVITDFHNKKIKAFDASGLVMCEVLLPSWPHGITSVDKSDVVVTLPEISTLVFVMVSENVMKLQKRIKTVKQYRGICCLQETDDRKSLIIVSCCATNNQSVDVLSLEGEILISHRHDSRQPGKNLFTWPYYVGVNSEGEIVVSDCETKTGLLVLDKDGNVKYDYLSIGVVIQDPRGICTDLDGNIYLADKSAHAIHSLTADGHYRKCVVSALDDLVQPIAVCVSPFGHIMVTQDNGDIKVYAID, from the coding sequence ATGGAGACGCTTCAGAAAATAACGGACGAATTCCTCGTCTGCCCAATCTGCAGTCGTAACTTCCGTGATCCCAAACTGCTACACTGCCTACACTCGTTCTGTCACCATTGTCTCATTGAGTACGTCAGTAACCATATAAACAGTAACGACAAAACTGAACAAAATGGAGATAACACCGATGAACCACACGAGGTAGTGTTTGTTTGCCCCGTGTGCTCAATCGAGTCTGTCTTTGAACTGACCGAAGACAAGCAGAAAATTAAACGAGGCTTTTCCGATAATCACCTTATGGCGAATCTAGTTGAGAAAATGGAAATGTTCAAAACGGACACATTGTGCGAATCGTGTAAAGCACGCGCGACTCAAGGTCAAAACCAAAGTGTGAGGACGAAAGCGGAAGTGTGGtgtcaaaactgcaaaatgtCATTCTGTGATGGTTGTATAAAAGCTCACAATCTTATTAAAGCGTGCAGCGATCATGTTGTGATAACATTGAAGGATTTACAGGATGATCCACTGAAATCGCTCGAGAATACTAAACGCGAAATCCCGTGCCCCGAACACAAGGACAAGATATTGGAGTTTTACTGCTTGGACTGTCGTGAAACAATTTGCTCTATGTGCGTCGCTATGAATCACCGAAAGTGTGAAACTGTGGAGCCGTGCGCAGAATCGGCACGCAGGTTTAAACCGGAAACGGACAATGTATTAAAAGACCTCGAGCTTCAAGGTTCGTCTTTGACGGATTGGCAGAACGACCACGTGCGTGAAATTGAAGAACTGGAAGAGAACAAGAAGGCCCTCATCAAGGAGATAAGAACAGTGCGAAAGACTGTTGATACCCATTTAGCCAAACTCGAAAAGCTAGCGATTGATGAACTGGATGCAAAACATAGTAATGCATTAGAAGAGGTGAAAGAACGCTTGAATGAAATAGAAGGTCTGAAGAAAAGTATCGAGAATACAAACATGTTCCTGAGGCATTTGACGCAGTACGGAAGTGATTCGGAGTTCTTATCAGTCTTTGATAAAGTAAAGAATCAAATGATTGAGATGAACACGAGTATAAATCGTCGTAAGGTCGCAAAATTGCTCTTTCGCCATAAGTTCGCTATCGATCATACTCTCGGAAGAGTGTTTGAGTTAAAGAAACTTGGTAAAATCGTTGACGTGATTGACATGCACAAAGATGCTTTTCTCACAAATGGAGAAAATGGCGATGGACCGCCAATCACTAGTCGCCGAAGTTCGATTAAACGCACTGGGACGTTTAGAGTCGACAGTGAAAGCGAAAGTCAGTCACCAATACAGCAGGATCAGCAGGAACAGCAGAATCAACAGCTCATTTCCCCACCCCAAAGACCTTCTCGCCAGACACTTCAAACAATTCCCTCCTCACCAAAGACGGCTTCTCGTGGCAGCCTCTCGACAAACTCTCCAAGTACTTCGAGCGATTCAATGAGTTCCCAGGAGGTACTGGAGACTCCGCGTGTAAACGCGGTCTCACTTCGCCGACAACAACAGGAAGCATGTACACGCCTCATGGCGGGATCTACTGGGTCGCTGCCGAGAACAAAGCGCGTAAACAGCTCTATAGAATTTAGAAAGACACAAGCTATGCAGTCGACAACTCCACAGCCGACTTCGAAAACGCCTCCTACTCAGAGACGCTCTCAAAGCACAGCGAACGGGCGTCCACCTATGGGCGACAAACCCGTGCGTCCAGAGCGCAGATCTAAGACGCCCGATCACAATGCTCTTAATCCGGGCATGCGTAAACGAGACTCTAGCGTTGGAAAACCATCGAGCGTGTTATCACCGCCACTTGCACGACGAGCTGAACTGCCGTCTCCCAAATCACCACAGCAACCTCGCCCGACGCCTTTGATGGAGAAAACGAACGCGCAACTCTTGTGCTCATTCAATGGCCGAACGGAAAACGACGGCAAGAAATGCTGGCCGCTTGACGTCACGGTTTTGTGCGACGGCACCCCTGTGATAACTGATTTTCATAACAAGAAGATCAAGGCGTTCGATGCGTCAGGCCTTGTAATGTGTGAGGTTCTGCTCCCATCATGGCCTCATGGAATAACAAGCGTCGATAAATCAGACGTCGTTGTTACGTTACCCGAGATTTCAACGCTGGTGTTTGTAATGGTGTCTGAAAACGTCATGAAACTTCAAAAGCGAATCAAAACAGTGAAACAGTATCGTGGTATATGCTGCCTTCAGGAAACGGATGACCGAAAATCACTAATTATTGTGTCTTGTTGTGCAACTAATAACCAATCCGTGGACGTCCTTTCTTTGGAGGGAGAAATTTTGATAAGTCATCGCCATGACAGTCGCCAACCAGGCAAAAACCTGTTCACGTGGCCGTATTACGTTGGTGTCAACTCTGAAGGTGAAATTGTTGTTTCTGATTGTGAAACGAAAACCGGACTACTTGTTCTCGATAAAGATGGAAACGTCAAGTACGATTACCTTTCCATAGGCGTTGTGATACAAGATCCACGCGGAATTTGCACAGATCTGGACGGCAATATATACCTGGCGGACAAATCTGCCCACGCCATCCACAGTTTGACAGCAGACGGTCATTACCGGAAGTGCGTAGTTAGCGCCCTTGACGACCTGGTTCAACCAATTGCCGTCT
- the LOC127864443 gene encoding uncharacterized protein LOC127864443, translating to MFTPVGGYGQQGGYGSQGGYGGGGYGGGGYGDGGYGGGYGNDGYGGGFGQDYGNSYGGGPMKSSSYGQARQQPYGGGGYGTQAYSGGGSYGSGGGGGSYDSYSGGGGGGYGGGGYGGGGGGYGGGSYGGGGGRR from the exons ATGTTTACACCTGTAGGAGGGTATGGCCAGCAAGGTGGATATGGGTCCCAGGGTGGTTATGGAGGTGGTGGATACGGCGGCGGTGGCTATGGCGATGGTGGATACGGGGGTGGATATG GTAATGATGGTTATGGTGGTGGCTTCGGACAAGATTATGGGAACAGCTACGGAGGTGGTCCAATGAAATCCTCGAGCTATGGCCAAGCTAGGCAACAGCCTTATGGTGGAG GTGGCTATGGTACCCAGGCATACAGCGGTGGTGGAAGCTACGGaagcggtggtggtggcggcagCTATGACAGCTACAGTGGAGGCGGTGGTGGTGGATATGGCGGCGGCGGTtatggtggtggcggtggtggatATGGCGGCGGAAGttacggtggtggtggtggacgTCGATAG